A stretch of DNA from Acidiferrobacteraceae bacterium:
CCGGGAACTACGAAATCCCCATGGGAACCTCCTTCGCCGAGTTGCTGCAAATGGCGGGCGGCGTGCGCAACGGTCACCGGCTCAAGGCCGTGATTCCGGGCGGTTCTTCGGCACCGCCGTTGCCGGCATCCATGATGATGGATCTGACCATGGACTACGATGCCATCGCCAAGGCCGGGTCCATGCTCGGTTCAGGCGCGGTGATTGTCATGGATGAGACCACCTGCATGGTTCGCGCCCTGGCCCGCATCGCGCACTTTTATTATGAAGAGTCCTGCGGTCAGTGCACCCCGTGCCGGGAAGGCACCGGCTGGATGGCGCGTGTGATTCACCGCATCGAGCATGGCGAAGGACGGCAGGAGGATCTGGACCTGCTGGACGACGTCGCCGGCAAGATCATGGGACGCACCATCTGTGCCCTGGGGGACGCGGCGGCGATGCCGGTCCAGGGGTTCATCAAGCATTTCCGCGACGAATTTCAGTATCACATCGATCATCGCCGTTGCATGGTCAGCGCCTGAGTCGCGCAGGGCGAATCGGAAACAGAACATGGTTACCATCGAGATCGACGGAAAACAGATTGAGGCTGAAGAGGGCCAGATGCTGATTCAGGCGGCGGATGCCGCCGGGATCTACATCCCGCGTTTCTGCTATCACGACAAGCTGTCGGTGGCGGCCAACTGTCGCATGTGTCTGGTTCAGGTGGAAAAGGCGCCCAAGCCCCTGCCGGCCTGCGCCACACCGGTGGCCGACGGCATGAAGGTCTTTACCCGTTCGCATTACGCGCGCGAGGCCCAGCGCGGCACCATGGAATTCCTCCTGATCAACCATCCCCTGGATTGCCCCATCTGTGATCAGGGTGGCGAGTGCGATCTGCAGGACCTCGCCGTGGGCTACGGCAAGGACATTTCCCGCTTCCAGGAAGGCAAACGCATCGTCAAGGACAAGGACATCGGCCCGCTGATCGAGACCGAAATGACCCGCTGCATCCATTGCACGCGTTGCGTTCGCTTTGGTCAGGAAATTGCCGGGATCATGGAATTGGGCGCAACGGGCCGCGGTGAGCATATGCGAATCGGTACCTTCCTCGATTCCAGTGTCGATTCAGAGCTGTCCGGAAACGTCATCGATCTGTGCCCAGTGGGGGCGTTGACTTCCAAGCCGTTCCGCTACACGGCACGCGCCTGGGAACTGATGGATCATCCTTCCGTCGCCCCCCACGATGCCCTGGGTTCCAATGTCACTGTGCAGGTGCGCGGCCACGAGGTCATGCGCGTTCTACCCAGGGAGAATGCGCAGATCAATGAATGCTGGTTGTCCGATCGCGATCGCTTCAGCTACCAGGCGCTGGCGAGCGGGGATCGACTGCTGAACCCGCGCGTCAAGCGCAATGGCCGGTGGGAAGACGTGAGCTGGGAGGAAGCCCTGGACGTTGCCACGACCGGGATGAAGCGCATTGTCGAACGGCACGGAGCCGAGCGTCTCGGGACACTGGTTTCGCCAACAGCAACCCTGGAGGAGTTCTTCCTGGCGCAGAAGCTGACCCGTGGTTTCGGCAGTGGCAACGTGGACCACCGTCTGCGGCAGCTGGATTTTTCCGATGATGATATCGCGCCCCTGTTTCCCTGGTTCGGTCAGGCAATCGAGGACTTCGAGAACACCGACGCCGCCCTGCTGGTCGGAACCAATCTGCGCAAGGAGCTTCCGCTGCTGGCCCATCGTTTGCGCAAGGCGGCGCGGAAGGGCGCCAGCGTCGCCGCGATCAACCCCGTTGGCTACGCGTACAACTATCGGTTGCACGAGAATGTCGTGGCCGGTCCCTCCGAACTCGTCAATGTGCTTGCCGGTGTTGCCCGGGTATTGAAGGATCGCACCGGCAAGGATGTGCCCGCGAGCGCGGGTCCCTGGCTGCAGGAAGCGAAGCCGTCCTCATCTGAAGAACGGATCGCGGACATGTTGCTCAAGGGCGACTCTTCGGTCGTCCTCCTCGGCCCGCAGGCGGCCAACTCCGCGTGTGCGCCGGCGGCGCGCGCCCTGACCGAACTCGTCGCCGAGCTTGCCGGGGCACGGCTTGGTCTGTTGCCGGAGGCAAACAGCGTCTCCGCCTGGCTGGCAGGTTGTATTCCTCACCGCGGCGTGGCCGGGGCCGATGCCCTGCAGGGGCGCGACGCGCGCCTGATGTTGAGCGATCCGCTGAAGGCCTATCTTCTGTTCGGTATCGAACCGGAACTCGATTGCAGCGACGGCAGTCGCGCACGTACCGCCATGCAGGCGGCCGATTTCGTGGTCATGGTCACGGCATTCAAACCGGATCAGGCCGGTACCACGGCCGCGGAATACGCCGACGTCATGTTGCCCCTGGCGCCGTTCACGGAAACGGAAGGTACGTTTATCAATGGAGAAGGGCGCGTCCAGCCCTTCGCCGCCGCGGTGCGGCCACGGGGAGACGCGCGACCCGGCTGGAAGATCCTGCGCATGCTCGGCAAGCTTGCCGGACTGAACGGATTCGACTATCTCGCCATCGACGATGTACGCACCGACATGGGGTTCGGCGACGTCCCCGCGTCCGCACGGCGGCGCGAGTGGCGTATCCCCGAAAGTTCGGCGCCGGTACCCGGCGAATTGCAGCGCCTTCTGGACACGCCGATGTACGTTGGTGATCCCGTGTTGCGGCGGGCTGCTGCATTGCAGGCCACGCACGATAATCCGCCACCCGCGGCCCGGATGAACGCGACCGAGGCGGGCAAGGCCGGTCTCAAGGATGGAGATCCGGTGGTGGTGCGCATGGTGGAAGGCGCGGCCAACCTTGAACTGGTGGTGGATCCACGGGTCCCGGACGGTTGCGTGCTGGTTCCCTCCGGCTATGCACAGACAGCGACCCTGGGTGCTTCGGGCCCGGTCACGGTGGTGAGGGCCTGATCCATGCACGACTTCCTCGCGCAGATTCCCTGGTTGCAGACGTTCCCGAGCTGGATTCTGGTCGCGGTCAGCAATGCCCTGCTGGTCGTTGCCATTCTGTTGCCATTGATTCTGTCGGTAGCCTATCTGACCTTTGCCGAACGAAAGATCATCGCCTTCATGCAGCTGCGTGTCGGACCCAATCGCGTCGGGCCGCGCGGCTGGCTGCAGCCCATCGCCGACGTGGTCAAGCTGTTGCTGAAGGAGATTGTGGTTCCCTCCAGCTCCAACCGCTTTCTGTTCCTGTTCGCGCCCATCCTGTCCCTGGCTCCGGCCTTTGTTGCCTGGGCGGTGATCCCTTTCACCGACAAGCTGGTCCTGGCCAACATCGATGCCAGCCTGCTGTTCATTCTGGCGATGACCTCGCTGGGCATCTATGGCGTGATCCTGGCCGGCTGGGCCTCCAATTCCAAGTACGCCCTGCTGGGCGCCATGCGTTCCGGCGCACAGATGGTGGCGTACGAGATCGCCATGGGTTTCGCGCTCGTGGGCGTGCTAATGGCAGCCAACACCCTGAACCTGCGGCAGATCGTGCTGGAGCAGCAGGGTGGTATCCAGTACTGGTATTTCCTGCCCCTGTTTCCGCTGTTTCTGGTGTATTTCATTTCCGGCGTTGCCGAGACCAATCGCGCACCGTTTGATATCGCCGAGGGCGAATCGGAGATCGTTGCCGGTTTCCATGTGGAGTACTCGGGCATCGTCTTCGGTCTGTTCTTCCTGGCCGAATACGCCAACATGATCCTGATCTCGGCGCTGGCGGTATTCATGTTCCTGGGCGGCTGGCTGTCTCCGGTTCCGCCAGCCTATGTGCCGGATGTGCCCGGCGTTCACTGGTTCCTGGGCGACGGCTTCCACTGGTTGTGGCTGAAGACCGCCGGAATCCTGTTTGTGTTTCTGTGGCTGCGGGCGACGTTCCCCCGCTACCGCTATGACCAGATCATGCGGCTGGGCTGGAAGGTGCTGATTCCCGCTACCATCGTCTGGATTGTGGTGGTTGGCATCGCCCAGCAGACGCGCTTCGCATACCTGTTCCACTGATCCGGACGGGGAGGCTGACATATGAGCGTAAAACAAGTCATCGACAGTTTTCTCTTTACGGAGCTCCGCAAGGGGCTGGGTCTGACCTTCCGCCAGATGTTCAAGCCGAAGATCACGGTCCAGTATCCGGAAGAGAAGACGCCCATGTCACCGCGCTTCCGCGGCCTGCATGCGCTGCGTCGCTATCCGAATGGTGAGGAACGTTGTATTGCGTGCAAACTGTGCGAGGTAATTTGTCCGGCCTTGGCGATCACCATCGAGTCGGAAGAGCGCGACGATGGTACGCGGCGGACCACACGCTACGACATCGACATGAGCAAATGCATCTTTTGCGGGTTCTGCGAGCAGGCCTGTCCTGTGGATTCCATCGTCGAGACCCGGGTCTTCGAGTTTCACGGTGAGAAGCGCGGAGACCTGATCTACACCAAGGATATGTTGCTGGCCATCGGCGATCGCTACGAGAAGCAGATCGCCGAGGACCGAATGGCGGACGAAAAATATCGATAAACGCCCGGGCAGCCGGGCCGAGCAATCACAACAAGACGAAATGAGTTTCGAACAACTGGTCTTTTTTGTCTTCAGCGCCATCCTGGTGTTTGCCGCCAGCATGGTCGTGACCGTTCGCCATCCGGTGAAGGCGGCACTGTTTCTCGTGCTGGCGTTCTTCTCCGCCGCCTGTCTGTGGCTGCTGCTGGAGGCGGAATTTCTCGCCATCGTGCTGATCCTGGTCTATGTCGGCGCGGTCATGGTGCTGTTCCTGTTTGTGGTCATGATGCTGGATGTGGATCTCGTGCGCTTGCGGGAAGGTTTCAGTGACTATCTTCCCATCGGCGGCCTGGTCGCGGCACTGCTGGTGCTGGAAATGGTGATCGTGCTCAGCTCGGACCTGTTCAGTTCGAGGAACATGCCGGCGCCAGTCCCCCATGCGGCGGGCTACAGCAATTCGATGGAGCTCGGCACCATTCTCTACACCATGTACCTGTACCCGTTTGAAATCGCCGCGGCCATCTTGCTGGTGGCCATCGTCGCCGCCATCGCCCTGACCCTGCGCGCGAAGCGGATCGAGATCAAGTACCAGAATCCGGCGAAGCAGATCTACGTACGGGCCAAAGACCGCGTACGCATCGTCAAGATGAAGTCGGAAAAGAAGGGTTGACGGAGGTAGGAATGATACCGCTGCATTATTACCTGATACTCGGAGCGATCCTTTTCTGCATCGCCATCGTAGGCATTTTTCTCAATCGGAAGAATGTCGTGATCCTGCTGATGTCCATCGAACTCATGCTGCTTTCGGTGAGCACGAACTTCGTGGCGTTTTCCCATTTCCGGGGAGACATGGCGGGGCAGGTTTTCGTGTTTTTCATTCTGACGGTTGCCGCCGCGGAATCCGCCATCGGCCTGGCCATTCTCGTGGTGTTGTTCCGCAACCGACATACCATCAACGTCGATGAACTCGACTCGCTCAAGGGATAGGCGATGTTCGGTCTGTCGATGAAAACCATCTACCTGCTCATTCCCCTGAGCCCGCTCGCGGGTTCGGTGCTTGCCGGGCTGTTTGGTCGCCAGATCGGACGCCGCGGCGCGCACTGGGCGACGATACTCGGCGTGGCCATCGCCTTCCTGCTTTCCGTGTTTGTATTGCGCGATGTGATGGCCGGTAACGTGTTCAACGGTTCGGTCTACACCTGGGCGGTTTCCGGTGGCGTGCCCATGGAGATCGGATTTCTGATCGATCCACTGTCGGCCATGATGATGGTGGTGGTCACCTTTGTCTCGCTGATGGTGCACATCTACACCATCGGCTACATGCACGATGATCCCGGCTACCAGCGCTTCTTCAGCTACATCGCGCTGTTCACCTTCTCCATGCTGATGCTGGTGATGTCGAACAACTTCCTGCAACTGTTCTTCGGCTGGGAAGCGGTGGGCCTGGTGTCCTATCTCCTGATCGGCTTCTGGTATACGCGCGATTCTGCCATCTATGCGAACCTCAAGGCCTTCCTCGTGAACCGCGTGGGGGACTTCGGCTTTCTGCTCGGGATCGCCGCAATCTATCTGCATTTCGATACCCTGGATTACTCCGCGGTATTCGCGATCGCGCCACAGTTCTCCGATACGGTAGTCCATGTAATCCCGGGCACCGGCTGGAAGCTGATGTCCATGATTTGCATCCTGCTGTTCATCGGCGCCATGGGGAAATCGGCCCAGGCACCGCTGCATGTGTGGCTGCCGGACTCCATGGAGGGCCCGACGCCGATCTCGGCCCTGATCCATGCCGCGACCATGGTCACCGCGGGCATCTTCATGGTGGCGCGCATGTCGCCGCTGTACGAGCTGTCCAATACCGCCCTGTCGTTCGTGATCGTAATCGGCGCGATCACGGCCCTGTTCATGGCGTTCCTCGGTGTGGTACAGACCGACATCAAGCGGGTGATCGCCTATTCCACGCTTTCGCAGCTGGGATACATGACCGTGGCCCTGGGGGCTTCGGCCTATGCCGCCGGAATCTTTCACCTGATGACTCACGCCTTCTTCAAGGCGCTGCTGTTTCTGGCCGCGGGTTCGGTCATCATCGCCATGCACCACGAGCAGGACATGCGCAAGATGGGCGGACTGAAAAAGTACATGCCCGTCACCTTCATCACGGCCTGGATCGGTTCGCTGGCGCTGGCGGGAATTCCGCCGTTTGCCGGATTCTTCTCCAAGGACGCCATCATCGAAGCGGTTCACCACTCCAACATTCCGGGCAGCGGCTTTGCCTATTTCGCGGTAGTCACAGGTGTCTTCGTCACCGCCTTCTATTCCTTCCGCCTGCTGTTCCTGACCTTTCACGGCAAGGAGCGCATGGACGAACATACCCGTTCGCACGTGAAGGAATCACCCCTGGTGGTAACGATTCCCCTGGTGCTGCTGGCGATTCCGTCCATGATTGCCGGTGCGATCTACATCTATCCCATGTTGTTCGGCCATTTCTTTGGCGGCGCGATTCATGTCGCCCATGCCCATGATGTGATGCACAAGATGGCCGAGGAGTGGAAGGATATCCCGGTGTACGAGGCGGTGATGCGCTATGCATTGCACGGCGTGTTGCAGCCACCGTTCTGGATCGCGCTCAGTGGAATCCTGGGCGCGTGGTTGTGCTACATCAAGTACCCGCACTGGCCGGAGCGCATCAGTACCCGTTTCTCGGTCATCTACCAGTTGCTGGTGAATAAGTACTGGATCGACGAGATCTATTTCAGGACCTTTGCCGACGGGGCCCGCGGGCTTGGCCGGATCCTGTGGCGCATCGGCGATGTACGCGTCATCGACGGGGCAATCGTCAACGGCAGTGCCCGCATCGTGGCCTGGGTATCGTCAGCCGTGCGCGGTATCCAGTCCGGCTATGTGTACCACTATGCCTTCGCCATGATCATCGGGCTGTTCCTGTTGATCACCATGTTCCTGCAGCGCTGATGGCCAGCGACATAACCAAGACAAAGAAATGATTCTGCACAATCTGCTCAGCCTGACCATCTGGACGCCCATTATCGGCGGCCTGTTGATCCTTGTGACAGGGAGCGACCGCAATGCGCCGCTGGCCCGGTGGATGGGTCTGGTTGTTGCGGTTGCAACCTTCGTTGTCAGCATCGCGATCTACCACGGCTACGATGCCAGTACGGCCGCGATGCAGTTCGTGGAGGGCGGGGCGGAGTCCGGGGCGGAGCCCTGGATCGCGGCGTTCAATGTCTATTACTACCTGGGCGTCGATGGCATATCGGTACTTCTGATTCTGCTGACTACCTTCAGCACCGTGCTGGTGGTGATCGCCGCCTGGCGTGTCATCCAGCGACGCGTGGCCATGTACATGGCCGCCTTCCTGATCATGGAAGGTCTGATGATCGGTGTGTTCTCCGCCCTGGACGCGATCCTGTTCTACGTCTTCTGGGAGGCCATGCTGGTTCCGATGTACCTCATCATCGGTATCTGGGGTGGGCCGAATCGGGTGTACGCGGCGATCAAGTTCTTCCTCTACACCTTCCTTGGTTCGGTGCTGATGCTGGTAGCCTTCATCTACCTCTACTATCGCGCTGGTCACAGTTTTGACATCCTGGCCTTCCACAATGTGAAGCTGGGCCTGAAGGAACAGATCCTGATCTTCTTTGCCTTCTTCGCGGCCTTCGCGGTGAAGATCCCCATGTGGCCGGTCCACACCTGGTTGCCGGATGCCCACGTGGAAGCGCCCACCGGGGGTTCGGTTGTCCTGGCGGCCATTATGCTGAAGATGGGCGGGTACGGTTTCCTTCGCTTCAACCTGCCCATTACCCCCGATGCCAGCCACGAACTCGCGTGGCTGATGATCGGCCTGTCCCTGATCGCCATTGTCTACATCGGACTGGTGGCCCTGGTGCAGGAGGACATGAAGAAACTGATCGCCTACTCATCCATCTCGCACATGGGTTTCGCAACACTGGGCATCTTCGTTTTCAATCCCCAGGGCATGGAAGGCGGTGTCGCACAGATGATCTCGCACGGGTTTATTTCCGGCGCGCTGTTCCTGTGCGTGGGCGTGCTCTATGACCGTCTGCACTCGCGACAGATTTCGGACTATGGCGGCGTTGCGAACCGTATGCCGATATTCGCTTCCTTCATGATGCTGTTTGCCATGGCCAATAGCGGCCTGCCGGGTACCTCGGGCTTCGTCGGCGAATTCCTGGTGATCCTGGGCTCGTTCCGCGCGAATTTCTGGTACGCCTTCCTGGCCGCGTCCACCCTGATCTTCGGCGCCGCCTACACCCTCTGGATGTACAAGCGCGTGATCTTCGGCAAGGTGGCCAACGACAAGGTCGCGAGCCTGCAGGATGCCACCCCGCGGGAAATCGTGTTTCTGGCGCTGCTGGCGGTGGCGGTACTGGCCATGGGGATCTGGCCGTACCCGTTCCTGGACGCAATCCACAGCTCGGTGGGCCACCTGCTACAGCAGGTCGCTACGAGTAAACTCGGCTAGTTCGCCAAACGACAGGAATTCAGGAAGCCGTTGCCATGAACATGCAAGCACTGACCATCGCCGCCCCGGAAATTCTGGTGTTTTCCATGGCCTGCGCGATTCTGGTGATCGATGTGTTCCTGACCGATCGTTCGCGCATCGTCAGTTACCTGTTGGCACAGGCGACCCTGGTGGCCGCCTTCGCGCTGACCCTCTGGGGTATGACGGACACCGCGGTACACGTCTTCAATGGTGCGTATGTGCGCGACCCCATGGCCGATGTCCTGAAGCTGGCGATCTATGCCGCCGTGTTCGTGGCCTTCGTCTATTCCCGGGACTATCTGGGCGAACGCGACCTGTTCCGTGGCGAATTCTACATCCTCGGCCTGTTCGGCCTGTGCGGAATGATGGTCATGGTGTCGGCCGGCAGTTTCCTGACCCTGTACCTGGGGCTGGAACTGCTGTCGCTGAACCTGTATGCCTTGACCGCATTCAACCGCGATTCGGCCCTGTCTACCGAAGCGGCTATGAAGTATTTCGTTCTGGGTGCTATCGCTTCGGGCATGCTGCTCTTTGGCATGTCCATGCTGTACGGGGCCACGGGCTCCCTGGATCTCGCCACCGTACATGCCGCTATCGGCAAGCTGTCGCCGAATCACATCGTCCTGATCTTCGGTCTGGTCTTCGTGGTCGTCGGTCTCGCATTCAAGGTAGGCGCGGTCCCGTTCCACATGTGGATTCCCGATGTGTATCAGGGAGCGGCGACTCCGGTCGCGGTCTACATCGGTTCCGCGCCAAAGATCGCCGCCTTCGCCATGATCATGCGTCTGCTGGTGGGAGGTCTCGGGGAGCTGTCGGCGTCGTGGCAGGACATGCTGATCATCCTCGCCATCCTGTCCATGGGGCTCGGGAACATCATCGCCATTGCCCAGACCAACATCAAACGCATGCTGGCCTATTCGACCATTTCCCACATGGGGTTCTTTCTGCTCGGCATTCTCAGCGCCACCGACAATGGCTACGGTTCGTCCATGTTTTACGTTCTGGTCTACGCGCTGATGAGCCTGGGTGCCTTCGGCGTCATCATTCTGTTGTCACGCCGCGGCTTTGAGGCGGAATGGCTGGAGGATTTCCGCGGTCTGGGTCAGCGCAGTCCCTGGGCCGCCTTCCTCATGCTGTTGCTGATGTTTTCCATGGCCGGCGTGCCGCCCACCCTGGGCTTTTACGCCAAGCTGATGGTGATTCAGTCCCTGGTGGATGCGGGTCTGGTCTGGCTGGCGATCGTATCGGTACTGATGGCGGTGATCGGGGCCTACTACTATCTGCGCGTGGTCAAGCTCATGTATTTTGACGAGCCGGCCGAGGCGCCCTCCATCGAGGCCCATTCCGATATGCGGGCGGTCCTGTCCCTCAATGCCATTGGTGTCATTGCCCTGATACCATGGGTCGGGGCCCTGATCGATCTCTGTCGCGAGGCGGTACGGGCCATCTCCTGATCCGGAATGCTGGTCCCGTCCTTGACGCGCCTCCACCGTCAGTGCATGCGAAGCGTCAACGACATTCTGGTGGACTTTCTCGACTAGGAAATGCGTGCTACGGACCGGGTCGGTCCGTAGCACACCAGCGTCTAACTAGTTCAGGCTGGAACCGCAGCGGAGGTTGCCGGGAACCGATTCCTGAATTCGCTTCGGGTCGGGCAGATTGAGGGCGTCCATGATCTCGACGAACTCATCTTCGCTCTTGTTGTTGCCCAGGCGCGGATTGAACCGCTTTTCCTCGCCCACGGTCGAAGCCGTATGGCCGCGATAGTCGTGGCCGGGCCAGACGACGGTCTCGTCGGGCAGGGTGAAGATCTTCTCCCGGATCGATTCGTACAGGGTGTGCGCATCGCCTGCCTGGAAGTCCGTGCGGCCACATCCGCGAATCAACAGTGCATCGCCCGTGAATACGGCCCCGTCGATGCGATAGCTGATGTCGCCGTCGGTGTGGCCCGGGGTGTGGAGCACTTCAATGGACGCACTACCCAGGGACAGACGATCGCCATCCTCGAGCATCAGATCCGCACAAGGCGCGTTGTAGATTCGATGCAGGGCAACCTGGGCGCCGAAGTGTTCGCGCAGTGCGGACGCACCGGTGACGTGATCCGCGTGCACGTGGGTCTCGAGGATGTACTTCATGCGAAACCCTAGTTCCTCGATGAGACGGGTGTCGCGTTCCGTCTGTTCGCGTACGGCATCGATGATCGCTGCTTCACCCGAATCGGGATCGGCCACGATATATGTGTAGGTCGAAGTATCCTTGTCGAAGAGTTGCCGAACAAACATTATGCACCTCCGGTAAGATGGGCAAAAATCAGCACGTCAGGTATTTCTGGATCGAGCCAAGGTTGTGCACCTTGTCGAAGCCCAGTTGGCTCAGTACTGCCTGGGCCTGGGCGCTGCGCGCACCGCTCATGCAGTAGACGATGACCGGACGCTCGCGATCCAGATGCTGTTCCGCCGCATGGATCCCCTGCACCGGCAGGTTCATGGAGCCGGGGAGGGCGCCACGGGCAAATTCCTGGGGTGAGCGCACGTCGACGAGCTGGGCGCCGTGTTGCTGGACCAGTACGCGTGCCTCGGGACAGTCGATCTGGCTGCTGTTGTTTCCGAACATTCCAAACATGTTTCCTACCTCTCGTCTTCAGTTGTCAGGGTGTGGGTGCGCAGCTTCCCGCAAAGGGACATCAGCAGTTGCTGCTCGTCTTCGTTCAAAAGTGACATCAGTTGCTTCTGCACGCTCAACCGTGCGGGTTTAACGTTTTCAATCAGTTCGCGGCCCTTTGCCGACAGCACGAAGGTCTTTTCCCGTCCGGTGCTGTTCGCGTCTTCACGAATCCAGCCACACTTTTCCATGACCTGCAGCTTGCGGCTGATCACGCTGCGCTCGGACTCCATCTCGTCCGCGATGCTGCGGATGCTGGCCGGCTGCAGCCGGGCGAGCACCGCCAGGACCGGGATCTGGGTGGCGCGTACGCCGAAGGGCCGATAGGCCTCGTCATAGGCCTTGAGGATGTAATGGCTGGCCCGCAGCATCTGCAGGTTGATGCACATGGGGCTGACCGCTTCCTCGGACGGAGTCACTGTCGCCTTCGCTGGGTTCATGTTTCGGATCCAATCTGTGTATATGCACGCTATTATATGTGCATATACACAGAAATCAAGAGCCAAGGTACCGGAATAGCGGCAACCGGGGCAAAATGGGGGAAAAACAGGGTCTTAACGGTTCTCCGATCGCCCGAACTCATGCCATAATCGCGGCGCAGATCGCGAGGAACCATCGATGCAGATCACCGTGGAACACAATCCGAGCCCGGCAAAGCTGGACGTAATGGGGGTGTACGATTGGCCCATCTGGACCAAGGAAGAGTCGGAATTCACCTGGCGCTACGACACCAAGGAAACCTGCTACATCCTCGAGGGCAAGGTTACCGTCACGCCCGACGGCGGCGAACCGGTGGAACTGGGCCGGGGCGACCTGGTGGTGTTTCCCGCCGGCATGTCCTGCACCTGGCACATTACCGAGCCCGTGGAAAAACACTACGACCTCGGCTAGATCTCCTCAGAAATACCACGCCAGCCGCGCGTAGGCGCTGGTCGCCGGCCGATAGTACGTTCCGGGTACGGTGGTCGGGATGCCGCCATACTCCGTATTCTTCGGCCCCATGGGCAGTAGCAGCCCGGCCAGCAGGGTGAGATTCTGTTTCCAGTCGAAGGTCACGGTCCCCTGATACAGGCCACTGCCGTCGTTCAGATTGCCGATCACCGTGTTGGCGATCATCACCCGCGGCGTCCATTCCACCGTCAGACCGGCGGTGAGGTAGTCACGGCCCAGGGCGTATAACTCGCCACGGGCGATTCGACTGACGAGTTCGTTGTTGGCGCTCAGGGCCGCCGTGCTGTAGTCGCCGTTGGCCTGACCGAATCCGTTGCGGTAGTACTCGACAAACCCGGTGGTGTTGCGTTGCCCCCAGGTCCACGAGGTGTTGATATTCGCCACCGCCGAAACCGTGGTACCGGCCGGTCCCTGGTTGGCCACGACATCGCTGCGCACGACCGCGCCCTCCCAGTCCAGTGCGCCACCAAAACCCGCCAGTTGTTCGTCGTAGTGCTCTGCCGCGAGCAAATCGAAGTCCAGGGCGCCCCGACGTCCATGATACTTCGCCGCCACCGAAGACTGCCGCGATTCCACCGCGCCGGAGACTGCGTCCCGCCGCGGCACAACAATGCCCTGCAGGTC
This window harbors:
- a CDS encoding NADH-quinone oxidoreductase subunit M gives rise to the protein MILHNLLSLTIWTPIIGGLLILVTGSDRNAPLARWMGLVVAVATFVVSIAIYHGYDASTAAMQFVEGGAESGAEPWIAAFNVYYYLGVDGISVLLILLTTFSTVLVVIAAWRVIQRRVAMYMAAFLIMEGLMIGVFSALDAILFYVFWEAMLVPMYLIIGIWGGPNRVYAAIKFFLYTFLGSVLMLVAFIYLYYRAGHSFDILAFHNVKLGLKEQILIFFAFFAAFAVKIPMWPVHTWLPDAHVEAPTGGSVVLAAIMLKMGGYGFLRFNLPITPDASHELAWLMIGLSLIAIVYIGLVALVQEDMKKLIAYSSISHMGFATLGIFVFNPQGMEGGVAQMISHGFISGALFLCVGVLYDRLHSRQISDYGGVANRMPIFASFMMLFAMANSGLPGTSGFVGEFLVILGSFRANFWYAFLAASTLIFGAAYTLWMYKRVIFGKVANDKVASLQDATPREIVFLALLAVAVLAMGIWPYPFLDAIHSSVGHLLQQVATSKLG
- a CDS encoding MarR family transcriptional regulator: MNPAKATVTPSEEAVSPMCINLQMLRASHYILKAYDEAYRPFGVRATQIPVLAVLARLQPASIRSIADEMESERSVISRKLQVMEKCGWIREDANSTGREKTFVLSAKGRELIENVKPARLSVQKQLMSLLNEDEQQLLMSLCGKLRTHTLTTEDER
- a CDS encoding MBL fold metallo-hydrolase yields the protein MFVRQLFDKDTSTYTYIVADPDSGEAAIIDAVREQTERDTRLIEELGFRMKYILETHVHADHVTGASALREHFGAQVALHRIYNAPCADLMLEDGDRLSLGSASIEVLHTPGHTDGDISYRIDGAVFTGDALLIRGCGRTDFQAGDAHTLYESIREKIFTLPDETVVWPGHDYRGHTASTVGEEKRFNPRLGNNKSEDEFVEIMDALNLPDPKRIQESVPGNLRCGSSLN
- the nuoN gene encoding NADH-quinone oxidoreductase subunit NuoN, whose translation is MNMQALTIAAPEILVFSMACAILVIDVFLTDRSRIVSYLLAQATLVAAFALTLWGMTDTAVHVFNGAYVRDPMADVLKLAIYAAVFVAFVYSRDYLGERDLFRGEFYILGLFGLCGMMVMVSAGSFLTLYLGLELLSLNLYALTAFNRDSALSTEAAMKYFVLGAIASGMLLFGMSMLYGATGSLDLATVHAAIGKLSPNHIVLIFGLVFVVVGLAFKVGAVPFHMWIPDVYQGAATPVAVYIGSAPKIAAFAMIMRLLVGGLGELSASWQDMLIILAILSMGLGNIIAIAQTNIKRMLAYSTISHMGFFLLGILSATDNGYGSSMFYVLVYALMSLGAFGVIILLSRRGFEAEWLEDFRGLGQRSPWAAFLMLLLMFSMAGVPPTLGFYAKLMVIQSLVDAGLVWLAIVSVLMAVIGAYYYLRVVKLMYFDEPAEAPSIEAHSDMRAVLSLNAIGVIALIPWVGALIDLCREAVRAIS
- a CDS encoding cupin domain-containing protein, with the protein product MQITVEHNPSPAKLDVMGVYDWPIWTKEESEFTWRYDTKETCYILEGKVTVTPDGGEPVELGRGDLVVFPAGMSCTWHITEPVEKHYDLG
- a CDS encoding rhodanese-like domain-containing protein, coding for MFGMFGNNSSQIDCPEARVLVQQHGAQLVDVRSPQEFARGALPGSMNLPVQGIHAAEQHLDRERPVIVYCMSGARSAQAQAVLSQLGFDKVHNLGSIQKYLTC